One Bacteroidota bacterium genomic window carries:
- the hypE gene encoding hydrogenase expression/formation protein HypE, with product MSTDTILIGHGAGGMLSHKLVHELFLKHFKNKQLAGLSDATIVKTTSHTAFTTDSYVVDPIIFPGGDIGKLAVSGTVNDLLVSGALPQYLSAGFIIEEGLPMETLEQIVKSMAREAKHAGVEIVTGDTKVVKRGQCDKLFINTSGIGKGIENMEHLWKKPELKAGDKVLVSGYLGDHAITILAARNNITFEEEIVSDAAPLNNLILPLFENFGHSIRFMRDITRGGLATILNEICEHKNIGVELNESLLPVRNEVKGICEIFGYDPLYLANEGKVMMIVEQNAAEAVLEKMKESDLGRYCAMVGEITSSFPGKVRQLSVIGGSRIVDMLQGEMLPRIC from the coding sequence ATGTCAACGGACACAATACTCATAGGCCATGGTGCGGGTGGTATGCTAAGCCATAAACTCGTCCACGAACTCTTTCTAAAACATTTTAAAAACAAACAACTTGCTGGATTGAGTGATGCCACTATCGTGAAAACCACATCGCATACAGCCTTTACTACCGATTCGTACGTGGTCGACCCGATTATTTTTCCCGGAGGCGATATTGGAAAATTGGCCGTAAGCGGTACTGTAAACGATTTACTTGTCAGTGGGGCCTTGCCTCAGTATTTGAGCGCAGGCTTTATTATCGAAGAGGGGCTTCCAATGGAAACCCTTGAACAAATTGTAAAGTCCATGGCCAGGGAAGCCAAACATGCCGGTGTTGAAATTGTTACAGGCGATACCAAAGTGGTAAAAAGAGGGCAATGTGATAAACTCTTTATCAATACCTCCGGAATTGGAAAAGGGATTGAAAACATGGAACATCTCTGGAAAAAACCTGAATTAAAGGCTGGAGATAAAGTGCTCGTTTCAGGTTACCTGGGCGACCATGCCATTACCATACTGGCAGCCCGCAACAACATAACTTTCGAGGAAGAAATCGTTTCGGATGCAGCCCCCCTTAATAATCTCATTCTGCCCCTTTTCGAAAACTTTGGTCACTCCATTCGGTTTATGCGCGACATTACCAGGGGTGGCCTGGCTACCATTTTAAACGAGATATGTGAACACAAAAATATTGGTGTAGAACTTAACGAATCATTATTGCCAGTAAGAAATGAAGTAAAAGGTATCTGCGAGATATTTGGTTACGATCCGCTCTACCTGGCCAACGAAGGAAAAGTAATGATGATAGTGGAACAGAATGCTGCTGAAGCTGTGCTTGAAAAAATGAAAGAATCGGATCTGGGAAGGTATTGCGCCATGGTAGGCGAAATAACCAGTAGCTTTCCGGGAAAGGTAAGGCAGTTGTCGGTAATCGGTGGAAGTAGAATAGTGGATATGCTCCAGGGCGAAATGCTTCCAAGAATTTGCTAA
- the hypD gene encoding hydrogenase formation protein HypD produces MLKYLDEYRDKDLAQNLVAQINYASKKSIRIMEVCGGHTMAIRKYGIQNLLPPTIKLLSGPGCPVCVTSRSFIDKAIAYSAMPDIIITTYGDLMRVPGTSSSLLKEKARGADVRIVVSTLDAVKIAKENPEKTVIFLGIGFETTTPPTAIAVLEASKIKLKNFLILSAHKLMPPAMAALIDEGTLIDAYIGPGHVSTIAGSKIYKPLVNQYDISVVISGFEPVDILQSIWMLVKQIESGIPSVEIQYSRAVSQEGNLKAQNLVNDVFEPCTAFWRGLGAIPKSGLKLKPEYNSFEAESLLPLEIAEKPEPKGCLCGQILKGQKIPTDCKLFGKTCTPEKPVGACMVSDEGTCAAYFKYNDY; encoded by the coding sequence ATGCTAAAATACCTCGATGAATACCGCGACAAGGACCTCGCACAGAACCTCGTGGCGCAGATTAATTATGCCTCAAAGAAAAGCATACGCATTATGGAAGTATGCGGAGGACATACAATGGCCATACGCAAATATGGCATTCAGAATTTACTTCCTCCCACAATAAAACTACTCTCTGGTCCGGGCTGCCCTGTGTGTGTAACCAGCAGAAGTTTTATTGATAAAGCAATAGCTTACAGCGCTATGCCCGATATTATTATTACCACTTATGGCGACTTGATGCGGGTACCAGGTACCTCTTCCAGCCTTTTAAAGGAGAAAGCCCGCGGAGCCGATGTACGCATTGTGGTTTCCACACTCGATGCAGTTAAAATTGCCAAGGAGAACCCGGAAAAAACCGTTATTTTCCTCGGAATAGGTTTTGAAACCACTACTCCACCTACCGCAATAGCGGTATTAGAAGCCAGTAAAATAAAACTAAAGAACTTTTTAATTCTATCGGCACACAAGCTCATGCCTCCTGCCATGGCAGCATTAATCGACGAAGGTACACTCATTGATGCCTATATCGGTCCCGGCCATGTAAGTACCATTGCCGGATCGAAGATTTATAAACCACTGGTAAACCAATACGATATCTCGGTAGTGATATCGGGTTTTGAGCCAGTTGATATTCTTCAATCGATTTGGATGTTGGTGAAGCAGATAGAAAGCGGCATCCCTTCTGTAGAAATTCAATATTCACGGGCCGTTAGTCAGGAGGGTAACCTGAAAGCACAAAATCTGGTGAACGATGTTTTTGAACCCTGCACAGCATTTTGGAGGGGATTAGGTGCCATTCCAAAAAGTGGATTAAAATTAAAGCCTGAATACAATTCCTTTGAAGCAGAAAGCTTATTACCACTGGAAATAGCAGAAAAACCCGAACCCAAAGGCTGTCTGTGTGGTCAAATTCTTAAGGGACAAAAAATCCCGACTGATTGCAAGCTTTTTGGTAAAACTTGTACACCTGAAAAGCCTGTTGGTGCTTGCATGGTTTCTGACGAAGGCACCTGTGCTGCCTATTTTAAATACAACGATTACTAA
- a CDS encoding HypC/HybG/HupF family hydrogenase formation chaperone, whose protein sequence is MCLSVPAKILNIEGSNAKATVGGSIINVSLQLVENIEIGDYVLVHTGFALEKIDAKTARETLAMLTSMVEENPEDMIRFIEI, encoded by the coding sequence ATGTGTTTAAGTGTACCTGCAAAGATTCTTAACATCGAAGGCTCAAACGCCAAAGCTACTGTTGGAGGTAGCATAATAAATGTCAGCCTTCAGCTTGTCGAAAACATTGAAATTGGTGATTATGTGTTGGTGCATACCGGATTTGCACTCGAAAAAATTGATGCCAAAACTGCCCGGGAAACCTTGGCCATGCTTACCAGTATGGTGGAAGAAAATCCGGAAGACATGATCCGGTTTATCGAAATCTGA